Proteins encoded within one genomic window of Rhizobium favelukesii:
- a CDS encoding class II aldolase/adducin family protein codes for MTIPDLRKTDLFGDFLHLSSGIGNDIQKTQGAGGNTSIKHDGVMWVKASGTWLAKAGEQDIMVPVLVDPLVTALREGDARAEKSIDFVVDELNSSGLRPSIETSFHAALQSPVVAHYHCVNAIALAVLDRRDEVLAARMAAVPDLKWASIPYRRPGTPLAREIGKAAAARPDILILFNHGIIVCGDTVSEVAERIDRVTEALRSEPRATAAPDLDALATAAKGSTFHAAKDLESHAIALPGINQALALGGSLYPDHVIFLGIEIGTLTPGQNATDLEAACAREGRELPKLVIVPGKGILLSNTLTAGGEVMARCLAEVVGRIPDGEKIAYLSDADEYELTHWEAEQYRQALDRQSTRHSA; via the coding sequence ATGACAATCCCGGACTTGCGGAAAACCGACCTGTTCGGGGATTTCCTCCACCTCTCAAGCGGGATCGGCAACGACATACAGAAAACCCAGGGCGCCGGCGGCAATACCTCGATCAAGCATGACGGCGTCATGTGGGTGAAGGCCTCGGGAACCTGGCTTGCGAAGGCCGGCGAACAGGACATCATGGTTCCCGTTCTTGTGGATCCGCTGGTCACGGCACTGCGGGAAGGCGACGCCAGGGCCGAAAAGTCGATCGATTTCGTCGTTGACGAACTGAACTCGAGCGGCCTGCGACCGTCGATCGAGACAAGTTTCCATGCCGCGCTGCAGAGCCCGGTTGTCGCCCACTACCACTGCGTGAACGCAATTGCGCTTGCGGTGCTGGACCGGCGCGACGAGGTGCTGGCGGCACGGATGGCAGCTGTTCCCGACCTGAAATGGGCCTCTATACCTTACAGGCGCCCCGGCACCCCTCTGGCTCGAGAGATTGGAAAAGCCGCGGCAGCAAGGCCCGATATCCTGATCCTCTTCAACCACGGCATCATCGTTTGCGGCGACACGGTAAGCGAAGTCGCCGAACGGATTGATCGCGTCACCGAGGCCCTTCGTTCAGAACCGCGTGCAACCGCTGCACCCGATCTCGACGCCCTGGCCACTGCGGCAAAAGGATCAACCTTTCATGCCGCAAAAGATCTCGAAAGCCATGCGATTGCGCTACCGGGGATCAACCAGGCGCTCGCCCTTGGCGGCTCGCTTTATCCCGACCATGTGATCTTCCTCGGAATCGAGATCGGTACGCTCACGCCCGGACAGAACGCCACCGATCTGGAAGCGGCCTGCGCCAGGGAGGGACGCGAGCTGCCCAAGCTGGTAATCGTTCCTGGCAAAGGCATCCTGTTGTCGAATACGCTGACGGCCGGAGGCGAGGTCATGGCCCGCTGCCTTGCAGAGGTCGTCGGCCGAATTCCTGATGGCGAGAAGATCGCCTATCTCTCTGATGCCGATGAATACGAACTGACACATTGGGAAGCGGAACAATACCGCCAGGCACTCGACCGACAGTCAACGAGGCACTCGGCGTGA
- a CDS encoding DeoR/GlpR family DNA-binding transcription regulator, with translation MNDSDRHRLITEMLLETPFASVRDLQERLGVSPATIRRDIDKLHEIGKARKVYGGISANDVSATGRLSARPYDENRDIAVDAKRAIAEKAAGLVRDGDSIIVHAGSTCYQLGQQLARRNVRIYTNSMPLAAYLGEHGTCHLTLAGGELYREPGIIHDPSAGAPDFFASRFFLGTQGISAEGLLESHPLLTKAIGELSTCADEIVLLADSRKFSIQPRNIVLPLSRIGTIVTDDSLSDSGAKMLEDAGITILIAAIGVPS, from the coding sequence TTGAACGATTCCGATCGCCATCGCCTGATCACCGAGATGCTGCTCGAAACGCCTTTCGCATCGGTGCGCGATCTGCAGGAGCGCCTTGGCGTGTCTCCGGCTACCATTCGGCGTGATATCGACAAGCTTCACGAGATCGGCAAGGCGCGGAAAGTCTATGGCGGCATTTCCGCAAATGATGTCTCTGCGACCGGGCGTCTCTCCGCGCGGCCCTACGATGAAAATCGCGACATTGCGGTGGACGCAAAGCGTGCAATCGCGGAGAAGGCGGCCGGCCTTGTCCGGGACGGGGACTCCATAATCGTCCACGCCGGCTCCACCTGCTATCAGCTCGGGCAGCAGCTTGCTCGGCGCAACGTCCGCATCTACACCAATTCTATGCCGCTCGCTGCCTATCTCGGGGAGCACGGAACGTGTCACCTGACGCTCGCCGGCGGTGAACTTTATCGCGAGCCGGGCATAATTCACGACCCTTCCGCTGGCGCGCCGGATTTCTTTGCGTCTCGCTTCTTTCTCGGCACGCAAGGCATCAGTGCCGAAGGACTGTTGGAATCGCATCCGCTCCTGACCAAGGCAATTGGCGAGCTCAGCACCTGCGCTGACGAGATCGTCCTTTTGGCCGACAGCCGGAAGTTTTCGATCCAGCCGCGTAACATCGTTCTGCCGCTTTCCAGGATCGGGACGATCGTCACCGACGATAGCCTGTCCGACTCTGGCGCAAAGATGCTCGAGGATGCCGGCATAACCATCCTGATTGCTGCGATCGGAGTGCCGTCATGA
- a CDS encoding FGGY-family carbohydrate kinase has translation MTGQAAVAVFDLGKTNSKLFVLGHDGSILWDARSKPSWVDHDGIRVLDDQALFAWMKDVLKTAVEDHGARHVTFSGHGCTFALTKGDSLVHPILDYEQEPPREVTDRIDMLVPTFSETYSPRLPLGFNYGRHILWVEATRPGLLAQADAILSYPQFWSWTFSGRKVSEVSYIGCHSHLWAPLIGDFSSLVDNRGWREKMPAFAKAGDELGTFPVETKSGEAVPVAVHNGVHDSNAALYFYRSVGFDDFTLVSTGTWVVIFNSTCPLEALDEHRDMLANVTVDGRPAPTIRFMGGREYEIASGGWNKPVSLEALLRVIAKGAFALPSFAPGGPMQGFDGRFVGPVVGGEERAAAALLYVVLMTDLSLDLIRSSNPIVIDGGLVKTGLFAQLLAQLRPAQPIFTSTTAEGSAFGAAALVFDELGQHPFANETVEAASLGVEGLDAYRRGWSGFLEIKDASAMQPEKELHA, from the coding sequence ATGACCGGGCAGGCAGCAGTAGCGGTCTTTGACCTCGGCAAGACGAACTCGAAACTGTTCGTCCTCGGTCACGATGGCTCGATACTTTGGGACGCTCGCAGCAAGCCAAGCTGGGTCGATCATGATGGAATTCGGGTTCTTGACGATCAGGCGCTCTTCGCGTGGATGAAGGACGTATTGAAGACGGCTGTTGAAGATCATGGGGCACGGCACGTGACCTTTTCCGGACATGGCTGCACCTTCGCATTGACTAAGGGTGACAGCCTTGTCCATCCGATCCTCGACTACGAGCAGGAGCCGCCCCGCGAGGTCACCGATCGCATCGACATGCTGGTTCCGACCTTCAGCGAGACCTATTCGCCTCGCCTTCCACTCGGGTTCAATTATGGTCGGCACATTCTCTGGGTCGAGGCGACGAGGCCTGGGCTTCTGGCTCAGGCAGATGCCATCTTGTCCTATCCTCAATTCTGGTCCTGGACGTTCTCAGGCCGGAAGGTGTCGGAAGTTTCTTACATTGGTTGCCATTCCCATCTCTGGGCGCCTCTGATCGGAGATTTCAGTAGTCTGGTCGACAACAGGGGTTGGCGGGAGAAAATGCCGGCCTTTGCGAAGGCGGGCGACGAGCTCGGCACATTTCCGGTTGAGACGAAATCCGGTGAGGCTGTTCCGGTCGCGGTTCATAACGGAGTCCACGACAGCAACGCGGCCCTCTATTTCTATCGCTCGGTCGGGTTCGATGATTTCACGCTGGTGTCCACGGGGACCTGGGTTGTGATCTTCAACTCCACTTGCCCTCTTGAGGCGCTGGATGAACACCGCGACATGCTCGCCAATGTGACTGTCGATGGTAGGCCCGCGCCGACCATTCGCTTCATGGGTGGTCGGGAATACGAGATCGCGAGCGGTGGCTGGAACAAGCCCGTCAGCCTGGAAGCCTTGTTGCGCGTGATTGCCAAGGGCGCGTTCGCATTGCCCTCATTTGCCCCCGGTGGGCCAATGCAAGGGTTCGATGGTCGCTTTGTCGGGCCTGTTGTCGGTGGCGAAGAGAGGGCGGCTGCTGCTCTTCTCTATGTCGTGCTGATGACCGACCTCTCGCTTGACCTCATACGCTCAAGCAACCCCATCGTTATCGACGGCGGCCTCGTCAAGACCGGTTTGTTTGCACAGTTGCTTGCCCAATTGCGTCCGGCCCAGCCGATATTCACGAGCACGACTGCCGAAGGAAGCGCTTTCGGAGCCGCCGCGCTCGTTTTCGATGAACTCGGCCAGCATCCGTTCGCCAACGAGACGGTTGAGGCTGCCTCGCTCGGTGTCGAGGGCCTTGATGCCTACCGGCGCGGCTGGAGCGGCTTCTTGGAAATCAAAGACGCGTCCGCGATGCAGCCAGAAAAGGAGCTCCACGCATGA
- a CDS encoding sugar ABC transporter ATP-binding protein, whose amino-acid sequence MSAAAPRANAPVLEMKNISKTFGNTRALTNVSLTAYPGEVHALMGENGAGKSTLMKVLSGAYTADPGGTVAVDGQPIVSGDPIRAKANGIAVIYQELSLAPNLTVAQNMFLGAEPARFGVIDKSAARERAEPILKQLGIEFGPSQLVAALSLGERQMVEIARALTTNAKIIVMDEPTTSLTSRETERLFDVIAGLKARGIAIIYISHRMEEVYALADRVSVLRDSAYVGTLERAELSAEKLVSMMVGRDLSSFYKKEHRAPQQAARTILSVRDIGDGRRVHGCSFDAKAGEVLGIAGLVGSGRTELARLIFGADRKISGTVLLEGRELTIGGPRDAMDAGIAYLTEDRKGLGLFLDMTINENINIGVIGKDAAKGGILNFAAARERAAKAISSLSIRTLSASINVGALSGGNQQKALIARLLETKPKAIIFDEPTRGVDVGAKSEIYRIIDELAQTGIAIVVISSDLPEIIGIADRVLVMREGHIAGEVSSTPEQPIRQEAIMAFSTGSAPKVA is encoded by the coding sequence ATGAGTGCGGCAGCGCCAAGGGCGAATGCGCCCGTTCTTGAAATGAAGAACATCAGCAAGACGTTTGGCAACACGAGAGCTCTGACCAACGTGTCGCTGACAGCCTACCCAGGCGAGGTTCACGCCCTGATGGGTGAGAACGGTGCTGGAAAGTCCACGCTGATGAAGGTGCTGTCAGGCGCCTATACGGCTGATCCAGGCGGCACTGTTGCGGTTGATGGTCAGCCGATCGTCTCTGGCGATCCCATTCGCGCAAAGGCAAATGGTATTGCGGTCATCTATCAGGAACTGTCTCTCGCGCCGAACCTGACGGTTGCCCAGAATATGTTTCTCGGTGCGGAGCCCGCTCGCTTCGGGGTGATCGACAAGTCGGCAGCGCGCGAGCGCGCCGAACCGATCCTCAAGCAACTCGGCATTGAGTTCGGCCCGTCACAGCTTGTCGCGGCCCTGTCTCTCGGCGAGCGTCAGATGGTGGAAATCGCGCGCGCGCTGACGACCAACGCGAAGATCATCGTCATGGACGAGCCGACGACCTCCCTCACGTCGAGAGAGACCGAGCGCCTGTTCGACGTCATTGCCGGCCTCAAGGCCCGCGGTATCGCCATCATCTATATCAGTCACCGTATGGAAGAGGTCTATGCACTCGCCGATCGTGTCAGCGTTCTGCGCGACAGCGCTTATGTCGGAACGCTGGAGCGCGCCGAGCTTTCGGCCGAAAAACTCGTCTCTATGATGGTCGGTCGCGACCTGTCGTCTTTCTACAAGAAGGAGCACCGCGCGCCGCAGCAGGCCGCTCGGACGATATTGTCCGTCCGCGATATCGGAGACGGCCGACGCGTCCACGGATGTTCCTTCGATGCAAAAGCCGGGGAAGTCCTCGGGATCGCCGGTCTCGTTGGTTCCGGCCGAACCGAGCTCGCCCGCCTGATTTTCGGGGCCGACAGAAAGATCTCGGGAACCGTGCTGCTCGAAGGCCGCGAATTGACGATCGGCGGCCCGCGCGATGCCATGGATGCCGGTATTGCCTATCTTACCGAAGACCGGAAGGGTCTGGGGCTGTTCTTGGACATGACGATCAACGAAAACATCAACATCGGTGTGATCGGCAAGGACGCGGCGAAGGGTGGCATTCTGAATTTCGCGGCGGCTCGCGAACGCGCGGCAAAGGCGATCTCCTCACTTTCCATCCGAACGCTGAGTGCCAGCATCAATGTTGGAGCGCTGTCGGGTGGAAATCAGCAGAAGGCATTGATCGCGCGCCTACTGGAAACCAAGCCGAAGGCCATCATCTTCGACGAACCGACGCGCGGCGTCGACGTCGGCGCGAAGTCCGAGATCTACCGGATCATTGACGAACTTGCGCAGACCGGCATCGCGATTGTCGTCATTTCCAGCGACCTTCCCGAAATCATCGGGATTGCCGATCGCGTTCTTGTCATGCGCGAGGGCCACATCGCAGGCGAGGTGTCGTCGACGCCCGAGCAACCAATCCGCCAGGAAGCCATCATGGCGTTCTCGACCGGCTCTGCGCCGAAAGTCGCCTGA
- a CDS encoding ABC transporter permease subunit: MTATSTEQLNASKARFRSTLTALGMLPVLVILAIGFHLLSGRFLSVNNLSIVMQQASINTVLAAGMTFVILTGGIDLSVGSILAASAMVGVIVSLWPDIGMLGIPAAIAVGLACGVINGTIISALKLPPFIVTLGSLTAMRGIARLIGNDTTVFNPDLPFDFIGNGSFLGVPWLAIIALATILISGFILKRTVLGTWIYAVGGNVEAARLTGIKVPLVLLFVYSMSGLLAGLGGVMSAARLYAANGLQLGQAYELDAIAAVILGGTSFVGGVGSIWGTLIGALIIAVLSNGLILVGVSDIWQYIIKGLVIIVAVALDRYRLKGLSRT; this comes from the coding sequence ATGACCGCGACATCAACCGAACAGCTGAACGCCAGCAAGGCCAGGTTCCGATCAACGCTGACGGCGCTTGGCATGCTTCCAGTCCTGGTCATTTTGGCAATCGGATTCCATCTTCTCAGCGGACGCTTTCTAAGCGTCAACAATCTGTCCATCGTCATGCAGCAGGCATCGATCAATACGGTGCTTGCCGCTGGCATGACCTTTGTCATCCTTACCGGCGGGATTGATCTTTCCGTGGGTTCGATCCTGGCGGCATCCGCCATGGTCGGCGTCATCGTTTCACTTTGGCCCGATATCGGCATGCTCGGGATTCCGGCTGCGATCGCCGTTGGCCTTGCCTGTGGCGTTATCAACGGGACGATCATTTCGGCTCTGAAGCTGCCGCCGTTCATCGTGACTCTCGGCTCGCTGACTGCCATGCGCGGCATTGCGCGGTTGATCGGAAACGACACGACCGTGTTCAATCCCGATCTGCCCTTCGATTTCATAGGAAACGGAAGCTTCCTCGGCGTGCCATGGCTTGCCATCATCGCGCTTGCGACGATCCTGATCTCCGGGTTCATCCTCAAGCGAACCGTCCTCGGTACCTGGATCTATGCGGTTGGCGGCAACGTCGAGGCCGCGCGCCTGACAGGCATCAAGGTGCCGCTCGTCCTGCTGTTCGTCTATTCGATGTCTGGTCTTCTTGCCGGTCTTGGCGGGGTTATGTCGGCAGCGCGGCTTTACGCGGCCAATGGTCTTCAGCTTGGCCAGGCATACGAACTCGATGCGATTGCAGCTGTCATTCTTGGCGGTACCAGCTTCGTCGGCGGCGTCGGCTCGATCTGGGGCACGCTCATTGGTGCCCTGATCATCGCCGTCTTGTCGAACGGTCTCATCCTCGTCGGTGTCTCGGACATCTGGCAGTACATCATCAAGGGACTTGTCATCATCGTGGCCGTGGCGCTCGACCGCTATCGGCTGAAGGGGCTTAGCCGCACGTAA
- a CDS encoding ABC transporter substrate-binding protein has protein sequence MRMISKLLAASALAASIAMPAAAKDLEKIGISVGLLGNPFFVATIKGIEDRAKEINPNVQVTSVSADYDLNKQVSQIDSFIAAGVDIIMLNAVDAKAIAPAVKKAQAAGVIVAAFDVSAPGADVTVMTNNVKAGEEACQYIVDQLKGKGNVIIINGPASSSIIDRVQGCKNVLGKSPDIKILSDDQNGQGSRDGGLAVMQGLLTRFDKIDAIFAINDPTGIGAELAAKQLNRNEFIITAVDGAPDIEKSLASGKSMIKASASQDPYVMAGDSLKMAVDVLNGKKPAENTVLLDPKLITADNIKDYKGWTAAR, from the coding sequence ATGCGCATGATTTCGAAACTGCTCGCCGCCAGCGCGCTGGCTGCATCGATCGCAATGCCGGCGGCTGCAAAGGACCTCGAAAAGATCGGCATTTCCGTCGGCCTTCTCGGCAACCCCTTCTTCGTCGCCACCATCAAGGGCATCGAGGACCGCGCCAAGGAAATCAATCCGAACGTTCAGGTAACCTCGGTTTCCGCGGACTATGACCTCAACAAGCAGGTATCGCAGATCGACAGCTTCATCGCTGCCGGTGTCGACATTATCATGCTGAACGCAGTCGACGCCAAGGCGATCGCTCCAGCCGTCAAGAAGGCACAGGCTGCCGGTGTTATCGTTGCCGCATTCGACGTTTCCGCACCGGGTGCCGACGTCACCGTCATGACTAACAACGTGAAGGCCGGCGAGGAAGCCTGCCAGTACATCGTTGATCAGCTGAAGGGCAAGGGCAACGTGATCATCATCAACGGACCGGCATCGTCGTCGATCATCGACCGCGTTCAGGGATGCAAGAATGTTCTCGGCAAGAGCCCTGATATCAAGATCCTCTCGGACGATCAGAACGGCCAGGGCTCGCGCGACGGCGGCCTTGCGGTCATGCAGGGGCTTCTAACCCGCTTCGACAAGATTGACGCGATCTTCGCGATCAACGACCCGACCGGTATCGGCGCTGAACTGGCGGCAAAGCAGTTGAACCGTAACGAGTTCATCATCACTGCCGTCGATGGCGCCCCTGATATCGAAAAGTCTCTCGCCAGCGGCAAGTCGATGATCAAGGCCTCGGCCTCCCAGGACCCCTACGTCATGGCAGGTGACTCGCTCAAGATGGCTGTCGACGTGCTGAACGGCAAGAAGCCTGCCGAAAACACCGTTCTGTTGGATCCGAAGCTGATCACGGCCGACAACATCAAGGACTACAAGGGCTGGACTGCAGCTCGCTAA
- a CDS encoding sugar phosphate isomerase/epimerase family protein encodes MSKIGVHSFVWSAGSSKDELARTLERSRELGFKLVEFSYLDPKQVDVKWLASRIEQLDLDVAISMGLPAEGDISSDDASVVANGVDILDRAVALVRDLGGSKLAGILSSAHGKQENALTKKAWDTSVRTLSKVAERAKSAGVTLNLEIVNRFESNMLNTAAQGLAYIKDTGASNVFLHLDTFHMNIEEADVGLAIRNAADKIGYVHIGESHRGYLGTGNIDFVAIFDALISIGWDDFVTFESFSTTIVDKDLSLKTAIWRNLWSDNVALAEHARRFMELGLETARLKAQLVTNAHLPMV; translated from the coding sequence ATGTCCAAAATCGGCGTCCACTCCTTCGTCTGGAGCGCCGGCTCCTCGAAAGACGAGCTGGCGAGAACTCTTGAACGCTCCCGCGAGCTTGGCTTCAAGCTTGTCGAATTCTCGTATCTCGATCCAAAACAGGTCGACGTGAAATGGCTCGCCTCGCGTATCGAACAACTCGACCTGGATGTCGCGATCAGCATGGGGCTGCCGGCGGAAGGGGATATCTCCAGTGACGATGCATCCGTCGTCGCCAACGGTGTCGATATTCTCGACCGTGCGGTTGCCCTCGTCAGGGACCTCGGCGGATCGAAGCTTGCAGGTATCCTGAGTTCCGCACATGGGAAGCAGGAGAACGCGCTGACCAAAAAGGCCTGGGACACAAGCGTAAGGACGCTGTCGAAAGTCGCGGAACGTGCGAAGTCGGCTGGCGTTACCTTGAACCTGGAGATCGTCAATCGCTTCGAGAGCAACATGCTCAATACCGCCGCCCAGGGTCTTGCCTACATCAAGGACACAGGCGCCTCGAACGTCTTTCTTCACCTCGACACATTCCACATGAACATCGAGGAGGCCGACGTGGGTCTGGCGATTCGCAATGCTGCGGACAAGATCGGCTACGTTCACATCGGTGAAAGCCACCGTGGCTACCTCGGTACGGGGAACATCGATTTTGTCGCGATCTTTGACGCCCTCATATCAATTGGATGGGATGACTTTGTCACATTTGAGTCATTCTCCACCACAATCGTCGACAAGGACCTGTCGTTAAAAACGGCGATCTGGAGGAACCTCTGGAGCGACAATGTTGCACTTGCCGAGCATGCGCGGCGGTTCATGGAGCTCGGGTTGGAGACGGCGCGTCTAAAAGCGCAGCTCGTAACCAACGCTCACTTGCCAATGGTGTAA
- a CDS encoding isochorismatase family cysteine hydrolase, which translates to MDSDQGRAIVPNVSGPRPKLHNWMIEEREYDRQEQRRGRRYAYESVDARRTALIVIDMVPFFVEESGYCRGILPNVIRLGDALRSAGGTVAWVVPGSDQPHPDLTREFFGEEVTEVFRTSGGAGPISGRVWAGLSPQAEDLYFEKSAYSAFFPGSSDLPAALGARGIDTVIITGTVTNICCESSARDAYASGFRVVFVADGTAARRDQDHNAALHNIYRSFGDVRPTDEVISLLST; encoded by the coding sequence ATGGATTCTGATCAGGGCAGAGCAATTGTGCCGAATGTTTCCGGTCCACGCCCAAAGCTCCACAATTGGATGATTGAGGAGCGTGAGTATGACCGGCAGGAGCAGAGACGTGGGCGACGGTATGCATATGAATCTGTCGACGCCCGCCGCACGGCCCTGATCGTAATCGATATGGTCCCGTTTTTCGTTGAGGAAAGCGGCTACTGCAGAGGGATACTGCCCAACGTCATTCGCCTCGGAGACGCCCTTCGCAGCGCTGGTGGCACCGTGGCGTGGGTTGTTCCGGGCTCCGATCAACCTCACCCAGACCTCACACGGGAGTTCTTTGGCGAAGAGGTAACCGAAGTATTCAGGACGTCAGGCGGCGCTGGCCCGATATCGGGGAGAGTGTGGGCTGGCCTGTCACCGCAAGCGGAAGACCTGTATTTCGAGAAGTCCGCCTATAGCGCGTTTTTCCCTGGCTCTTCAGACCTGCCTGCGGCCCTTGGCGCTCGCGGAATCGACACGGTCATCATCACCGGAACCGTGACGAACATCTGCTGTGAGTCCTCGGCCCGAGACGCCTACGCCAGCGGGTTCCGGGTAGTTTTCGTAGCTGACGGGACGGCTGCAAGGCGCGATCAGGACCACAACGCAGCACTTCACAATATCTATCGGAGCTTTGGCGATGTGCGGCCGACAGATGAAGTTATCAGTCTTTTATCCACCTAA
- a CDS encoding GNAT family N-acetyltransferase: MERFALRRLRSDDASAFRQVRLRALREHPEAFGASWEEEQDQPESRFAERLENGHVIGGISEGEMIVGTIGISRSKGQKTQHIGSIWGMYVSPAARGKGLARQLLNAAVAEFGPSVRSLRLCVEANNDPAIKLYESAGFKRWALEAEALKVGDTFHDEILMRLDVR, encoded by the coding sequence TTGGAACGCTTCGCATTACGCCGCCTCCGCAGTGATGACGCGTCGGCATTCAGGCAAGTCCGCCTCCGGGCACTTCGCGAGCATCCCGAGGCGTTTGGAGCCTCTTGGGAGGAAGAGCAGGATCAGCCCGAATCTCGCTTTGCCGAACGGCTCGAAAACGGACATGTCATCGGCGGTATATCCGAAGGGGAAATGATCGTAGGGACCATAGGCATCTCCCGCTCCAAAGGCCAGAAGACGCAACACATTGGGTCCATCTGGGGAATGTACGTGAGCCCGGCTGCGCGGGGAAAAGGTTTGGCTCGGCAGTTACTCAACGCGGCAGTAGCGGAATTTGGACCATCAGTAAGATCGCTTCGGCTTTGCGTAGAAGCAAACAACGATCCGGCTATCAAGTTGTATGAATCAGCGGGCTTTAAACGTTGGGCCCTGGAAGCGGAGGCCCTCAAGGTCGGCGACACATTCCATGATGAAATATTGATGCGCTTGGACGTGAGATGA